One genomic region from Ornithinicoccus hortensis encodes:
- the ruvC gene encoding crossover junction endodeoxyribonuclease RuvC, with amino-acid sequence MRVLGVDPGLTRCGLGVVEGRAGRPLRMVAVGVVRTPVSDDPQERLLSLQTEIDQWLADHRPDAVAVERVFAKANIKGIMGTAQASAVPMLAAARLGLPLALYTPTEVKASVSGNGRADKAQVTSMITRILGLDVAPRPADAADALALAICHVWRGEAHDRRHAAAASDLMVRAQQQAAAAGPNRLAQLHAQARSAQRPVPGSSTRAGAAVAGRVVYPRTTTPTTPSATARPRPTTDRPTQGKNGTTR; translated from the coding sequence GTGCGCGTCCTCGGAGTCGACCCGGGCCTGACCCGTTGCGGCCTGGGTGTGGTCGAGGGGCGGGCAGGTCGCCCGCTGCGGATGGTCGCCGTGGGCGTCGTGCGCACCCCGGTCTCGGACGACCCGCAGGAACGCCTGCTCAGCCTGCAGACCGAGATCGACCAGTGGCTCGCCGACCACCGGCCCGACGCGGTCGCGGTCGAGCGGGTCTTCGCCAAGGCCAACATCAAGGGGATCATGGGCACCGCCCAGGCCTCGGCCGTCCCGATGCTGGCCGCCGCCCGGCTGGGGCTGCCCCTCGCGCTCTACACCCCCACCGAGGTGAAGGCGTCGGTCAGCGGCAACGGTCGGGCCGACAAGGCCCAGGTCACCTCGATGATCACCCGGATCCTGGGACTGGACGTCGCGCCCCGGCCCGCGGACGCCGCGGACGCCCTCGCCCTGGCGATCTGCCACGTATGGCGTGGCGAGGCCCACGACCGCCGCCACGCCGCGGCGGCCTCCGACCTGATGGTGCGGGCCCAGCAGCAGGCCGCCGCGGCCGGCCCGAACCGGCTGGCCCAGTTGCACGCCCAGGCCCGCTCCGCCCAGCGCCCGGTGCCAGGCAGCTCCACGCGCGCGGGGGCCGCCGTCGCCGGCCGGGTCGTGTACCCCCGGACCACCACCCCGACCACCCCGTCCGCGACGGCGCGACCGCGCCCCACCACCGACCGGCCCACCCAGGGCAAGAACGGAACGACCCGATGA
- a CDS encoding YebC/PmpR family DNA-binding transcriptional regulator, which translates to MSGHSKWATTKHKKAAIDAKRGKLFAKLIKNIEVAARTGGGDPAGNPTLYDAIQKAKKTSVPNDNIERAVKRGSGAEAGGADWQALTYEGYAPGGVALLIECLTDNKNRAVMEVRTALTRNGGTMADSGSVSYLFNRKGVVLVAKEGRSEDDILEVVLDSGAEEVTDIGESYEIVSEAGDMVAVRTALVDAGIDYDSADQQFLPSVEVPLDLEGAKKMFRVIEALEDCDDVQNVYANGDISDEVLAQLDEED; encoded by the coding sequence ATGAGCGGCCATTCCAAATGGGCGACCACCAAGCACAAGAAGGCAGCGATCGACGCCAAGCGCGGCAAGCTGTTCGCCAAGCTGATCAAGAACATCGAGGTCGCGGCGCGCACCGGCGGGGGCGACCCGGCCGGCAACCCGACGCTGTACGACGCGATCCAGAAGGCCAAGAAGACCAGCGTCCCCAACGACAACATCGAGCGCGCCGTCAAGCGCGGCTCCGGTGCCGAGGCCGGTGGTGCGGACTGGCAGGCGCTGACCTACGAGGGGTATGCCCCCGGCGGCGTCGCCCTGCTGATCGAGTGCCTGACCGACAACAAGAACCGCGCCGTGATGGAGGTCCGCACCGCGCTGACCCGCAACGGCGGGACCATGGCCGACTCCGGGTCGGTGTCCTACCTGTTCAACCGCAAGGGCGTGGTCCTGGTGGCCAAGGAGGGGCGCTCGGAGGACGACATCCTCGAGGTGGTGCTCGACTCCGGGGCCGAGGAGGTCACCGACATCGGTGAGTCCTACGAGATCGTCAGCGAGGCGGGCGACATGGTGGCCGTGCGCACGGCGCTCGTCGACGCCGGGATCGACTACGACTCCGCCGACCAGCAGTTCCTGCCCAGCGTCGAGGTGCCCCTGGACCTCGAGGGCGCCAAGAAGATGTTCCGCGTGATCGAGGCCCTCGAGGACTGCGACGACGTGCAGAACGTCTACGCCAACGGCGACATCAGCGACGAGGTGCTGGCCCAGCTGGACGAGGAGGACTGA
- the pdxT gene encoding pyridoxal 5'-phosphate synthase glutaminase subunit PdxT, with the protein MLVTSPRPRIGVLAVQGDVADHLRVLNALGVDARTVRRPEELAEVDGLVLPGGESTTIDRLLRIFDLAEPLRARLRAGMPAYGSCAGMIMLGSAVLDGRTDQGCLAALDISVRRNAFGRQVDSFEADLEIAALPRADEGPFRAVFIRAPWVERVGPGVEVLATVEHDGAERVVMVRQGPVLATSFHPEVTPDARVHELFVQMVREQAGSIGDRSGPSTSRSKGD; encoded by the coding sequence ATGCTGGTGACTTCGCCCCGGCCACGCATCGGGGTGCTCGCCGTCCAGGGAGACGTCGCGGACCACCTGCGGGTGCTGAACGCCCTCGGTGTGGACGCGCGCACCGTGCGCCGCCCCGAGGAACTCGCCGAGGTCGACGGGCTGGTGCTCCCGGGCGGTGAGTCCACCACGATCGACCGGCTGCTGCGCATCTTCGACCTGGCCGAGCCGCTGCGCGCGCGCCTGCGGGCGGGCATGCCGGCATACGGGTCCTGCGCCGGCATGATCATGCTGGGCAGCGCGGTCCTCGACGGACGGACCGACCAGGGCTGCCTGGCTGCCCTCGACATCTCGGTGCGCCGCAACGCCTTCGGACGCCAGGTCGACTCCTTCGAGGCCGACCTGGAGATCGCCGCGCTGCCCCGCGCCGACGAGGGGCCCTTCCGCGCGGTCTTCATCCGCGCCCCGTGGGTCGAGCGGGTGGGCCCCGGGGTCGAGGTCCTGGCCACCGTGGAGCACGACGGCGCCGAACGGGTCGTCATGGTCCGCCAGGGACCCGTCCTGGCCACCTCCTTCCACCCCGAGGTGACCCCGGACGCGCGGGTCCACGAGTTGTTCGTGCAGATGGTGCGCGAGCAGGCAGGTAGCATCGGGGACCGATCCGGACCGAGCACCAGCAGGAGCAAGGGAGACTGA
- the pdxS gene encoding pyridoxal 5'-phosphate synthase lyase subunit PdxS — MSTHDTTDQHQAGTTRVKRGMADMLKGGVIMDVVTAEQAKIAEDAGAVAVMALERVPADIRAQGGVSRMSDPDMIDGIIEAVSIPVMAKARIGHFVEAQVLQSLGVDYVDESEVLTPADYANHIDKWAFTVPFVCGATNLGEALRRITEGAAMIRSKGEAGTGDVSNATTHMRSIRAEIRRLTSMSEDELYVAAKELQAPYDLVKEVALQGKLPVVLFTAGGIATPADAAMMMQLGAEGVFVGSGIFKSGNPAERAAAIVKATTFHDDPDVIAKVSRGLGEAMVGINVDDIPQPHRLAERGW, encoded by the coding sequence ATGAGCACCCACGACACCACCGACCAGCACCAGGCCGGGACGACCCGGGTCAAGCGGGGGATGGCCGACATGTTGAAGGGCGGGGTGATCATGGACGTGGTCACCGCCGAGCAGGCCAAGATCGCCGAGGACGCCGGCGCCGTCGCGGTCATGGCCCTCGAGCGGGTCCCGGCCGACATCCGGGCGCAGGGCGGGGTCTCCCGGATGAGCGACCCGGACATGATCGACGGCATCATCGAGGCCGTGTCGATCCCGGTGATGGCCAAGGCCCGGATCGGACACTTCGTCGAGGCGCAGGTGCTCCAGTCCCTCGGTGTCGACTACGTCGACGAGTCCGAGGTGCTCACCCCGGCGGACTACGCCAACCACATCGACAAGTGGGCCTTCACCGTGCCCTTCGTCTGCGGCGCGACCAACCTGGGCGAGGCGCTGCGCCGGATCACCGAGGGCGCGGCGATGATCCGCTCCAAGGGCGAGGCCGGCACCGGTGACGTGTCCAACGCGACCACCCACATGCGGTCCATCCGGGCCGAGATCCGCCGGTTGACCAGCATGTCCGAGGACGAGCTCTACGTCGCCGCGAAGGAGCTCCAGGCCCCATACGACCTGGTCAAGGAGGTCGCGCTCCAGGGCAAGCTGCCGGTCGTGCTGTTCACCGCCGGGGGCATCGCCACGCCGGCCGACGCCGCCATGATGATGCAGCTGGGCGCCGAGGGCGTCTTCGTCGGGTCGGGCATCTTCAAGTCGGGCAACCCGGCCGAGCGGGCCGCGGCCATCGTCAAGGCCACCACCTTCCACGACGACCCCGACGTCATCGCCAAGGTCTCGCGCGGCCTCGGCGAGGCGATGGTCGGGATCAACGTCGACGACATCCCACAGCCGCACCGGCTGGCCGAGCGCGGCTGGTAG
- a CDS encoding LemA family protein, with the protein MKVSPVTEALMYAGLILAVVLAVGWFLSYTAVRLDRLHHRIQATAAALDAQLVRRADAALEVALGGHLDPATATLLATAANAVMGAGGAWTPERAAAESELTGVLQAASTTLETLQEHEDEGAVEGFDRLRGAGVRVQLARRFHNEAVRDVTALRGSWVVRWFRLAGHARMPQPVTFEDAWPQIAVD; encoded by the coding sequence ATGAAGGTCTCCCCGGTCACCGAGGCACTGATGTATGCCGGGCTCATCCTGGCCGTGGTGCTCGCCGTCGGCTGGTTCCTGTCCTACACCGCGGTCCGGCTGGACCGGCTGCACCACCGGATCCAGGCGACCGCGGCGGCGCTGGACGCCCAGCTGGTCCGCCGGGCCGACGCCGCGCTCGAGGTGGCCCTGGGCGGGCACCTCGACCCGGCCACGGCCACGCTGCTGGCGACCGCGGCCAACGCGGTGATGGGCGCCGGCGGGGCGTGGACCCCCGAGCGCGCCGCGGCCGAGTCCGAGCTCACCGGGGTGCTGCAGGCCGCGTCCACCACGCTGGAGACGCTGCAGGAGCACGAGGACGAGGGGGCGGTCGAGGGATTCGACCGGTTGCGGGGCGCCGGCGTCCGGGTGCAGCTCGCCCGACGCTTCCACAACGAGGCGGTCCGGGACGTGACCGCGCTGCGCGGCAGCTGGGTCGTGCGGTGGTTCCGGTTGGCCGGGCACGCCCGGATGCCCCAGCCGGTGACCTTCGAGGATGCCTGGCCCCAGATCGCCGTAGACTGA
- a CDS encoding glycosyltransferase family 4 protein: protein MRVGLVSPYSFDVPGGVQLHVKDLATELISRGHQVSVLAPAEDDTPLPDFVVSAGSAVPVRYNGSVARLAFGPQVSARVDAWLAEGRFDVIHIHEPASPSVSLLALWAAQGPVVATFHTATLKSRAMRMANPILRPSLEKLSARIAVSEAARKTVTAHVGGTTVVIPNGVYVKDFRPDPTDQRRWGSRTDGPRVVFLGRFDEPRKGLHVLAEAVPSILRAHPDAQILVAGPGDVAERARALPDDVAKAMRFLGALSHEDKVSLLAGADVYVAPNTGGESFGIILVEAMAAGAPVVASDLDAFTAVLDHGRAGLTFPVGDGAALASQVCSLLDDPERRRRVAEAGTARAWAFDWSRVGEQVLAVYESVRPADLATVELERSARPWSGWWRR, encoded by the coding sequence ATGAGGGTCGGACTGGTCAGCCCGTACTCCTTCGACGTCCCCGGCGGTGTCCAGCTGCACGTCAAGGACCTGGCCACCGAGCTGATCAGCCGGGGCCACCAGGTCAGCGTCCTGGCGCCGGCCGAGGACGACACCCCCCTGCCCGACTTCGTGGTCAGCGCCGGCAGCGCCGTCCCGGTGCGCTACAACGGCTCGGTGGCCCGCCTCGCCTTCGGCCCTCAGGTGTCCGCGCGGGTCGACGCCTGGCTGGCCGAGGGCAGGTTCGACGTCATCCACATCCACGAGCCGGCCAGCCCCAGCGTCTCGCTGCTGGCGCTCTGGGCCGCCCAGGGGCCGGTCGTGGCGACCTTCCACACGGCCACCCTGAAGTCCCGGGCGATGCGGATGGCCAACCCGATCCTGCGGCCCAGCCTGGAGAAGCTGTCGGCCCGGATCGCCGTCTCCGAGGCCGCCCGCAAGACGGTCACCGCCCACGTCGGGGGCACGACCGTGGTCATCCCCAACGGGGTCTACGTCAAGGACTTCCGCCCAGACCCCACGGACCAGCGCCGCTGGGGCTCCCGGACCGACGGCCCGCGGGTGGTCTTCCTGGGCCGGTTCGACGAGCCCCGCAAGGGCCTGCACGTCCTGGCCGAGGCGGTCCCGTCCATCCTGCGGGCGCACCCGGACGCGCAGATCCTGGTCGCCGGCCCGGGGGACGTCGCGGAGCGGGCCCGGGCGCTGCCCGACGACGTGGCCAAGGCGATGCGCTTCCTGGGCGCGCTCAGCCACGAGGACAAGGTGTCCCTCCTGGCCGGCGCCGACGTCTACGTGGCACCCAACACCGGCGGGGAGAGCTTCGGCATCATCCTCGTCGAGGCGATGGCCGCCGGGGCGCCCGTCGTGGCCTCGGACCTCGACGCCTTCACCGCGGTGCTCGACCACGGCCGCGCCGGCCTGACCTTCCCGGTCGGGGACGGCGCCGCCCTCGCCTCCCAGGTATGCAGTCTGCTGGACGATCCCGAACGCCGGCGCCGGGTGGCCGAGGCCGGGACCGCACGGGCGTGGGCCTTCGACTGGTCCAGGGTGGGTGAGCAGGTGCTGGCCGTCTACGAGTCAGTGCGGCCCGCGGACCTGGCCACGGTGGAGCTCGAGCGCAGCGCCCGTCCCTGGTCCGGGTGGTGGCGCCGATGA
- a CDS encoding phosphatidylinositol mannoside acyltransferase: MTLADPVAAARSVAGRASEVASLASFRVGWRAVRVLPAGAAYRLFDGIAAAVYRRQGKDVQRMRDNYRRVRPDLDDAALEALVRSGVASYFRYWCESFRLPDRTADELARTVRVEGDGPVREALARGRGGVCFLGHLGNWDTAGAWATHHLAPVTTVAERLRPEELYDEFVRYREALGMRILPLTGGAPPFRELVRTVRDGGFVPLLADRDLTDSGLTVTFCGHPARMAAGPASLALATGAPLYPVATYYEPDPSPRPGAGGHQLVIAFGAPLTPREPEAPRAEQVQDLTQQCADYLTGAVRAHTEDWHMMQRVFVADGPSAGDGPAPATGAAP; encoded by the coding sequence GTGACGCTGGCCGACCCGGTCGCCGCCGCCAGGTCCGTGGCCGGGCGGGCCTCGGAGGTCGCCTCCCTCGCCTCGTTCCGCGTCGGGTGGCGGGCCGTGCGGGTGCTGCCGGCAGGGGCGGCCTACCGGCTGTTCGACGGGATCGCCGCGGCGGTCTACCGGCGGCAGGGCAAGGACGTGCAGCGGATGCGCGACAACTACCGGCGGGTCCGCCCCGACCTGGACGACGCCGCGCTCGAGGCACTGGTCCGGTCCGGGGTGGCCTCCTACTTCCGCTACTGGTGCGAGTCCTTCCGGCTGCCGGACCGCACGGCCGACGAACTGGCCCGCACGGTGCGGGTCGAGGGCGACGGCCCGGTCCGCGAGGCCCTGGCGCGGGGGCGGGGCGGCGTCTGCTTCCTCGGGCACCTGGGCAACTGGGACACCGCGGGCGCATGGGCCACCCACCACCTGGCCCCGGTGACCACGGTCGCCGAGCGGTTGCGCCCGGAGGAGCTGTATGACGAGTTCGTCCGTTACCGGGAGGCGCTCGGGATGCGGATCCTGCCGCTGACCGGTGGGGCGCCGCCCTTCCGGGAGCTGGTCCGGACGGTCCGCGACGGCGGGTTCGTCCCCCTCCTGGCCGACCGGGACCTCACCGACTCGGGGCTGACCGTGACCTTCTGCGGCCACCCGGCCCGGATGGCCGCCGGCCCCGCCTCGCTCGCCCTGGCGACGGGGGCGCCGCTGTACCCCGTCGCCACCTACTACGAACCCGACCCGTCGCCCCGACCGGGGGCCGGCGGGCACCAGCTGGTGATCGCGTTCGGCGCCCCGCTCACCCCGCGGGAGCCGGAGGCGCCGCGCGCGGAGCAGGTGCAGGACCTGACCCAGCAGTGCGCGGACTACCTGACCGGCGCCGTGCGGGCGCACACCGAGGACTGGCACATGATGCAGCGGGTGTTCGTCGCCGACGGACCCTCCGCCGGCGACGGCCCCGCTCCCGCGACCGGAGCGGCCCCATGA
- the pgsA gene encoding phosphatidylinositol phosphate synthase produces the protein MLNRYARAFFTAIFTPIARVLLRLGVSPDAVTLVGTLGVCAGALAFYPRGELWWGTIVITCFVFTDLIDGTMARMSGRTSSWGAFLDSTMDRLGDGAVFGGLILYFTGVGDDDLSAVLALACLVLGFVTSYSKARAEGLGMTADVGIAERADRLVAVLVTTGFVGLFLPTWVLTVVLALLVVAGVITVAQRILTVRQQARAGMP, from the coding sequence ATGCTCAACCGATACGCCCGTGCGTTCTTCACGGCCATCTTCACCCCCATCGCCCGCGTTCTGCTGCGGCTGGGGGTCAGTCCTGATGCCGTCACCCTGGTGGGCACGCTCGGCGTCTGCGCCGGCGCCCTGGCCTTCTACCCGCGCGGGGAACTGTGGTGGGGCACCATCGTGATCACCTGCTTCGTGTTCACGGACCTGATCGACGGCACCATGGCCCGGATGTCGGGCCGCACCAGCAGCTGGGGCGCGTTCCTGGACTCGACGATGGACCGGCTGGGCGACGGCGCGGTCTTCGGCGGCCTCATCCTCTACTTCACCGGTGTCGGCGACGACGACCTGTCCGCGGTCCTGGCCCTGGCCTGCCTGGTGCTCGGCTTCGTCACCAGCTACAGCAAGGCCCGCGCCGAGGGCCTCGGCATGACGGCGGACGTCGGCATCGCCGAACGCGCGGACCGGCTGGTCGCCGTGCTGGTCACGACCGGGTTCGTCGGACTGTTCCTGCCCACCTGGGTGCTCACCGTGGTGCTCGCCCTGCTCGTCGTGGCGGGCGTGATCACCGTCGCCCAGCGGATCCTCACCGTGCGCCAACAGGCCAGGGCGGGTATGCCGTGA
- a CDS encoding HIT family protein, with translation MAQGEDRVEDAAGFVGVGDGFERLWTPHRMVYVQGERPPSDAGEGCPFCDAPGKGDAEGLILHRGEHCYVVLNLFPYNPGHLLVCPYRHVPLYTELDDAETQEFTALTKAAIAALRQASGPAGFNIGMNQGAVAGAGVAAHLHQHVVPRWEGDSNFLPVIAQTKALPQLLEDVRTRLIAAWPTA, from the coding sequence ATGGCGCAGGGTGAGGACCGGGTGGAGGACGCGGCCGGCTTCGTGGGGGTGGGCGACGGGTTCGAACGCCTCTGGACCCCGCACCGGATGGTCTACGTGCAGGGGGAACGGCCGCCCAGCGACGCGGGGGAGGGCTGCCCGTTCTGCGACGCACCGGGCAAGGGCGACGCGGAGGGCCTGATCTTGCACCGGGGGGAGCACTGCTACGTGGTGCTCAACCTGTTCCCGTACAACCCCGGGCACCTGCTGGTCTGTCCCTACCGGCACGTGCCCCTCTACACCGAGCTGGACGACGCCGAGACGCAGGAGTTCACGGCCCTGACCAAGGCCGCGATCGCCGCGCTCCGGCAGGCGTCCGGCCCGGCGGGCTTCAACATCGGGATGAACCAGGGCGCGGTCGCCGGCGCCGGCGTGGCGGCCCACCTGCACCAGCACGTCGTGCCCCGCTGGGAGGGCGACAGCAACTTCCTGCCGGTCATCGCGCAGACCAAAGCGCTGCCGCAGCTGCTGGAAGACGTGCGGACCCGGCTCATCGCCGCGTGGCCGACCGCCTGA
- a CDS encoding type IV toxin-antitoxin system AbiEi family antitoxin domain-containing protein produces MNEALRLLEEQGEVLFTTQQAYAVGLDDRSLLRLRKTGECVRLTRGLYVLGSHQAVEPETAHLQLARGGLLLYPDAALSHESALLAHGFPVWRINPSVVHLQRPVQHQVRRGSFVIDPWWMAMPDDREGADAAPTPAVPVPTRAGPAVEPAVAVVQTTRVRGLVSGVIAADHGLHHGVFTEADLAAAARVVSGWPDSSAVGAALELADGSSESPGESRCRVCLTVAGFELVPQVRICDEHGVFVARVDFLLKGTKIALEFDGKVKYDTGDPSVLWAEKRREDRLRELGYIVIRVTWADLDRPQQLFARIRAAMAIAA; encoded by the coding sequence ATGAATGAGGCATTGAGGCTCCTGGAGGAGCAGGGGGAAGTGCTCTTCACAACCCAGCAGGCGTATGCCGTGGGGCTGGATGATCGGAGCCTGCTGCGGTTGCGCAAGACGGGGGAGTGCGTGCGGTTGACCCGGGGCCTGTATGTCCTCGGCTCCCACCAGGCCGTGGAGCCGGAGACGGCCCACCTGCAACTGGCCAGGGGGGGCCTGCTGCTCTATCCCGATGCCGCGTTGAGCCACGAGTCGGCCCTCCTGGCCCACGGCTTCCCGGTGTGGCGGATCAACCCGTCCGTGGTCCACCTGCAGCGCCCGGTCCAGCACCAGGTGCGACGGGGAAGCTTCGTCATCGACCCGTGGTGGATGGCCATGCCCGACGACCGCGAGGGGGCGGACGCGGCGCCGACACCGGCTGTCCCCGTGCCCACCCGGGCCGGCCCGGCGGTGGAGCCCGCCGTCGCCGTCGTGCAGACGACCCGGGTGCGGGGTCTGGTCAGCGGGGTGATCGCGGCCGACCACGGCCTGCACCACGGAGTCTTCACGGAGGCGGACCTCGCGGCGGCGGCCCGAGTCGTGTCCGGGTGGCCCGATTCCTCGGCGGTCGGCGCCGCCCTGGAGCTTGCCGACGGTTCCTCCGAGAGCCCCGGCGAGTCACGCTGCCGGGTCTGCCTGACCGTGGCCGGGTTCGAACTGGTCCCGCAGGTCCGGATCTGCGACGAGCACGGGGTGTTCGTTGCCCGGGTCGACTTCCTCCTGAAGGGGACGAAGATCGCCCTCGAGTTCGACGGCAAGGTCAAGTACGACACCGGCGACCCCTCCGTCCTCTGGGCCGAGAAACGGCGCGAGGACCGCCTGCGTGAACTCGGGTACATCGTCATCCGGGTGACCTGGGCCGACCTGGACCGACCGCAGCAACTGTTCGCGCGCATCCGCGCGGCCATGGCGATCGCCGCCTGA
- a CDS encoding nitroreductase family deazaflavin-dependent oxidoreductase, translating to MTHTDEYIQPAQGWVKKQLEAIDAAGTTDAAQVHDRAVVVVTMRGARSGRLRRVPLMRVEHGGTYAAVASKGGSPEDPVWVHNLRAHPDVAVQDGTEHHAGLRARLAEGPEREEWWERSVAAFPPYAEYQEKTDRQIPVYLLEPVKPA from the coding sequence ATGACGCACACCGACGAGTACATCCAACCGGCCCAGGGCTGGGTCAAGAAGCAGCTGGAGGCCATCGACGCGGCGGGGACGACGGACGCCGCGCAGGTGCACGACCGCGCGGTGGTCGTGGTGACGATGCGGGGGGCCAGGAGCGGCAGGTTGCGCAGGGTGCCGCTGATGCGGGTGGAGCACGGGGGCACCTACGCGGCCGTGGCGAGCAAGGGCGGCAGCCCGGAGGACCCGGTATGGGTGCACAACCTGCGGGCGCACCCCGACGTGGCGGTGCAGGACGGGACGGAGCACCACGCGGGGCTGCGGGCCCGCCTGGCCGAGGGGCCGGAGCGCGAGGAGTGGTGGGAGCGGTCGGTGGCCGCCTTCCCGCCCTACGCGGAGTACCAGGAGAAGACGGACCGGCAGATCCCGGTCTACCTGTTGGAGCCGGTCAAGCCCGCCTGA
- a CDS encoding malonic semialdehyde reductase — MTAYAPETPDLLTLDPEAQDLLFREARTANTFTDEPVSRAQVQAIYDLIKWAPTAMNAQPLRMVLLESAESRARLLPLMGEGNRAKTETAPMTVLLAADTSFHEELPRTFPHATGLKDMFEDNAAARQRTARLNSSLQVGYFILGARAAGLAAGPMTGFDVDAVSAEFFPDGDHEVLVVVNLGHPGEGAWMQRLPRLDFDEVVTAL, encoded by the coding sequence GTGACTGCATACGCACCCGAGACCCCGGACCTGCTGACCCTCGACCCGGAGGCCCAGGACCTGCTCTTCCGCGAGGCGCGCACCGCCAACACGTTCACCGATGAGCCGGTGAGCCGCGCCCAGGTGCAGGCCATCTACGACCTCATCAAGTGGGCCCCGACCGCCATGAACGCCCAGCCGCTGCGGATGGTGCTGCTGGAGAGCGCCGAGTCGCGCGCCCGGCTCCTGCCGCTCATGGGTGAGGGCAACCGGGCCAAGACCGAGACCGCCCCGATGACCGTCCTGCTGGCCGCCGACACCTCCTTCCACGAGGAGCTGCCCCGGACCTTCCCGCACGCCACGGGACTGAAGGACATGTTCGAGGACAACGCGGCAGCCCGGCAGCGCACCGCGCGGCTGAACAGCAGCCTGCAGGTGGGCTACTTCATCCTCGGCGCCCGTGCCGCGGGCCTGGCGGCCGGGCCGATGACCGGGTTCGACGTCGACGCGGTGAGCGCCGAGTTCTTCCCCGACGGCGACCACGAGGTGCTGGTCGTGGTGAACCTGGGCCACCCTGGCGAGGGTGCCTGGATGCAGCGGCTGCCGCGGCTGGACTTCGACGAGGTCGTCACCGCACTCTGA
- a CDS encoding prolipoprotein diacylglyceryl transferase: MYPTLGDLLGTDLPVPTHEFFVGLGVLCALAIFVVQARHTGQTDERLLYVVTGALFGGAVFMRLGTWLQDADLRTNATLVEQWLYGNRSILGGLVGAWLGVHVAKRLCGYRLRTGDLFAPAVALGMAVGRWGCLLTELPGTPNSLGFGPVLDEATAQRLGAPAGVALHPSFGYEIAFHLIAFVVLWSVLRDRLPPGESFVLYVAGYAVFRFLVEFVRGNEVAWWGLTRPQLFLALTIPLLLARVVWQARRGTYVLSPRRREVAHSTR, from the coding sequence ATGTATCCCACGCTCGGCGATCTCCTGGGGACGGACCTCCCGGTCCCGACGCACGAGTTCTTCGTCGGGTTGGGGGTGCTGTGCGCGCTCGCGATCTTCGTGGTCCAGGCCCGGCACACCGGCCAGACCGACGAACGGCTGCTGTATGTCGTCACCGGGGCCCTCTTCGGCGGCGCGGTGTTCATGCGGTTGGGCACCTGGCTGCAGGACGCGGACCTGCGGACCAACGCGACCCTGGTGGAGCAGTGGCTCTACGGCAACCGCAGCATTCTGGGCGGGCTGGTCGGTGCCTGGCTGGGGGTCCACGTCGCCAAGCGGCTCTGCGGCTACCGGCTGCGGACCGGCGACCTGTTCGCCCCGGCGGTCGCGCTCGGGATGGCCGTCGGGCGGTGGGGGTGCCTGCTCACCGAGCTCCCGGGCACCCCGAACTCCCTCGGCTTCGGCCCGGTCCTGGACGAGGCGACCGCGCAGCGGCTGGGCGCGCCCGCAGGGGTCGCGCTGCACCCGTCCTTCGGCTACGAGATCGCCTTCCACCTGATCGCCTTCGTGGTGCTCTGGTCGGTCCTGCGCGACCGGCTGCCACCCGGGGAGTCGTTCGTCCTCTACGTCGCCGGCTACGCGGTCTTCCGGTTCCTCGTGGAGTTCGTCCGCGGCAACGAGGTGGCCTGGTGGGGGCTGACCCGGCCGCAACTGTTCCTGGCCCTGACCATCCCGCTGCTGCTGGCCCGCGTCGTGTGGCAGGCTCGCCGCGGCACCTACGTCCTGAGCCCGCGCCGCCGCGAGGTGGCCCACAGCACCCGATAG